The nucleotide window AATGGAATTATTTATCTTGCGTGTCTACCTCCTCCTCTTCTTCTTTGGTTTTTTTGCTTTTAAATGGGCATTGGGAACAATCATCATCCTGAAGATACCCGGTTATTGAATACTCTGGTTGAATGATTTTATCAGCTTTTTTCAATATTATGATCGAGATTAACATAGCTATTATGGTAACAACCCCGATCAACATAACTTGAGGGGTTAAAGCTTTAACTATAAGATACGTACCTAAAACCAGAAGAATTGGCATGAGATAAATCAGAAAAGATATTTTTAAGGCGAGGTCATCCTTTACCTCGACCATGACATTGGAACCAATCGAAGCCGATATTTCGTTTTTTGCTAATACCTTATAAAAATCAGTTCCTGAGTCATCCAATAGCGTTGAACCCAGAGGACAATGATGTTCTCCACAGCTTGTTCCTTTTTGCATTCGAACCCAGGCTTTTTCTCCTTCAATCTTTTCAACCTTACCTGGTTTTAACATACTATTCCTCCAAAATGGGAAAAAACCGGAATTTCAATCTGATTTGGATTTAATATTCTCCATTATTTAATAGACCTTCAGCTTGGAAGCTGAAATAACTTGTTTTCCCAATAATAACATGATCCATAATCCGAATACCGATAATTTTTCCCGCTTCAACAAGTTTTTTGGTAACGGCTATATCTTCACGGCTGGGTTGAATATTCCCAGATGGATGATTATGAACACATATAACACCAGCAGCACGATCTCCAATGGCATCAGCGAATACTTCCCGAGGATGAACCAGGCTTTGGTTTAATGTTC belongs to Candidatus Atribacteria bacterium ADurb.Bin276 and includes:
- a CDS encoding Positive regulator of sigma(E), RseC/MucC codes for the protein MLKPGKVEKIEGEKAWVRMQKGTSCGEHHCPLGSTLLDDSGTDFYKVLAKNEISASIGSNVMVEVKDDLALKISFLIYLMPILLVLGTYLIVKALTPQVMLIGVVTIIAMLISIIILKKADKIIQPEYSITGYLQDDDCSQCPFKSKKTKEEEEEVDTQDK